A genomic window from Triticum urartu cultivar G1812 chromosome 7, Tu2.1, whole genome shotgun sequence includes:
- the LOC125522822 gene encoding protein PROTON GRADIENT REGULATION 5, chloroplastic, translated as MTASVSYGLRALPTWSSSVSGDDHCSALAMSVSARGPRSTRPLRTPARMGNVNEGKGIFAPLVVVVRNIVGRKRFNQLRGKAIALHSQVITEFCKTIGADPKQRQGLIRLAKKNGEKLGFLA; from the exons atGACAGCGTCCGTCTCCTACGGGCTGCGAGCTCTTCCGACGTGGTCCAGCTCTGTGTCCGGTGACGACCACTGCTCGGCGCTGGCCATGTCGGTGTCGGCGCGGGGGCCCCGGTCGACGCGGCCCCTTCGGACGCCGGCGAGGATGGGCAATGTAAACGAGGGCAAGGGCATCTTCGCGcccctggtggtggtggtgcgcaACATCGTCGGACGCAAGCGCTTCAACCAGCTCAGGGGCAAGGCCATCGCGCTGCACTCCCAG GTGATCACCGAGTTCTGTAAGACCATCGGCGCTGACCCCAAGCAGAGGCAGGGCTTGATCCGCCTCGCCAAGAAGAACGGAGAGAAGCTCGGATTCCTTGCTTGA